CCATCTGTGATCCTGATGTCTACACCAGGTATTAAACCGGTATCAACCCGGTGCTGCAGCTCCTCGGTCCGGATCACCGTCAGACCCAGCGGCCTCTGCACCACCTCCACTCACTGTTAGCATGTTATTAGTACCGCGGTGACTCGTTTGAGCTCGGATACGTGAACCGGAGGAGGCGGAAAACAGCGACCAACGGAACCGACACCAACAAACCATGGCTGTTAGCCGAGGGGCTAAGTAGCATGCTAAAGACGCGGGTATTCGGAACCAGGGGACACCTGGCTAAGTGACTAGCCTCATGAGCTAACAGACAGAAACAGCGAGACGACATATTTAAAGCAACCCGCCCGTGTCGCTTCATGTTGGGACAGAGACCGGGGCTCTCACTCACCTgcgggcgggggggggggggggtatttttCCCGCCGTGTCCGCCGCTGGCAGAGTCTCCGTCCCCGTTCTGTCCGCTCACCGCGTCGTTCGTAGCGGGCGGACCGTACGGTAACAGCCGCAGTTGTTTTGAAGGTTTGAGGGCGACACTGAGCACTTCTGCCCGGACACACTGACgtacagctgcagctgtgcgtCATGACGTAAGACTCTCTGACAAAGATCGTCTATGTAAAGGAAGATGTGAGTGTGggtttaaaggtttaaaggtAATTTAATATAGAGTATAAAATGAGGCggaaatgaaaatattcacattaaaaagtCTCAAACCGATAACTGATCAATGTTCTGTAGAATTATTGATAGCCACGTGTTGCAGGTGTATTTCTGTTTAATGTTTGATTATTAACTCTTATTTCATGTGGTGTCTGTCAGAGTGAGACCTCCTGACGTTTATTATTCTTCACTttcaccaacaaacaaacaacctgtctccttcactctctcctTTCCTGCTGGCACCTGTATTTCATTCTTTCCTTTCCTATCTCCTGTCTTTCCCCACATGTCCGACGTGctcttctccttccttccttccttattttcctccttccttccttcattccCTCAGGACTCAGAGTAAATAGTGAACATTAAAGTGAAGTTTGACGTTAGTCCAAATGTTCCTCCTCAGTCCTATACCAGGGGGCACCACAGCAACAGTAGATGATTTGCATATTTCATATTCTcctatttatttgaataataatcataattatgtATGAGTTATTGTGATATgatgaaattgtgttttatcagaggtcaaaggtctcacacacacacacacacacacacacacacagacagaggcaggTTAAAGATAATCACTTTGTTTATTGTCATGTAATAAACAGGGATCATAGATGTCGACAGCGCCCCCCTGCAGGTCTGTACTCAGGGTAAAGTCTCCGTTCTCACGCTGGTCAAAGTCACGTCGTTGAAGATGCCGAATCTTCTGATGGAGTTCAGGTTCTTCAGGCGGTGTTTGAACTCCAGCAGGTGACTTCCATTCACGGCCACTTTAAACTCTCCGTTGGTGCACAGGATCTTCatctgcaggaaaacaacatcTGAGTGACCTCTGAGTGACCTCTGAGTGACCTCTGAGTGACCTCTCACCCCCTCCCACAgataagaaaacattaaaaatgatacTGGACCTCGAAAGACTGTCCTGGACTGAAGGGGAAGTTGGCCAGCTCTCGTTCTTCTCCTCCCCACTTCCCTCTGATGCAGCTGTTTCTGATGATGACCTTCTGACCTTGCTCGTTAAAGCGAGGGTTGAAGTGGAACGCCAAGTCCTCACCGGCGTACATGTCCAACGTGAACCTGCAACGCATCCAACTGTCATCCATCCTTCTGACAACCATCCTTCTGACAACCAACCATCATCCATCTGACAAccgccatccatccatctgacAACCAACCATCATCCATCTGACaaccatcatccatccatctgacaaccgccatccatccatccgacaaccaaccaaccatcaTCCATCTGACaaccatcatccatccatctgacAACCATCATCCATCCACCTGACAactgtcatccatccatctgacaaccgtcatccatccatctaacaaccatcatccatccatctgacaaccatcatccatccatctgacAACCATCATCCATCCACCTGACAACCGTCATCCATCCTACTCACATGTTGGGTTTGGCTTTGATGACTCCATTGATGATGATCATCAGTTTGTTATGAACTCCATTGAGAGAGTGAGTGTAGGGAACAGCCTGAGGAAAACATGCCCACATCAGCCTTTAATACTcattactgtctgtctgtctgtctgtctgtctgtctgtctgtctcaccagACTCTGCTGATGGCCTGCAGGCTGTGAGGGCCAGTtgggtgcaggtgcaggtgcaggtgtaggtgcaggtgcaggtccaggtccaggtccaggtcctcCAGGCTGTGAGGGTTGTGTGGGCCAGGAGGGCTGACCCTGGTTTCCTCCAGGCCACACACCTCCAtctccagatccagatccaggcCAGGTCGGGTTAGCTGAAGGGTTTGTTGTGAGGAGAACACAAAGGGTGTTGATctttgttgtcatggaaacagagGAGTAAAAACAACAGGTACAGTGAAGTTATATGAAACACCTGTGGGTGGGGCTTCACTGGACGTACCTGGCCAAGTGGGGTTATTGTTTTGTGGCCACATGCCGCCGCCTTCTGATTGGTTACCACCAGACGGCCAATCACCATCAAGAGCGTCTGAGAGCTGCAGTCAGAGAGACCGTTAGTGCACTTCCTCTACTGTCCACCAGTAGACGCTGTCAACTCACTGCTGCTCAATCAATGAGACCAAACACAGCTGAACTGTCCCTGCTGTCCCTGCTCAGAGGACAGGGCGTGTCCAGAGAACAGGAATGTGGTATTGACAAGAAGGTGTTACTTTAGCTTCACacgcacacgcaaacacacacacatgcaagtgacacacacacacacacacatgcaagttacacacacacatgcaagttacacacacagacacacaggttaGTAGATTTTTCCttttgaaaactgaagtttgtaaaccactcactctcccacacacacacacacactcactctctctctctctctcacacacacactcactctctctctctctctcacacacacacactcactctctctctctctctcacacacacacacacacacacacactcactctctctctctctctcacacacacactcactctctctctctctctcacacacacacacacacacacactcactctctctctctctctctctctcacacacacactctctcactcacacacacactctctcccacacacacacacacacacacactcactctctctcacacacacactctctcactcacacacacactctctcccacacacacacactcactctctctctcacacacacacacacacacacacacacacacaaactcactctctctctctctctctctcacacacacacacacacactcacacacatacacacacacacacatactcactctctctctctcacacacacacacacacacacactcacacacacacactctctctctctctctctctcacacacacacacacacactcacacacacacacacacacacacacatactcactctctctctctctcacacacacacacacacacacacacactcacacacacacactctctctctctctctctctctctctcacacacacactctctctctctctctctcaaacaaacactcactctctctctctctctctctctcacacacacactcacaccaaaccacacagaaaaaatcagtgatttgagctgctgctcctctgctgcctcatgtggtcactgtgtgtcactgaggttaatctgaatgttggatttcaaacagtgaagtgacaaaatcagacatttgaactgagtgatggaggcagcagtgtgtgtgtgtgtgtgtgtgtgtgtgtgtgtgtgtgatgttaaaatcactgatttatctatggactttggtgtgggagggtgagtgtgtgtgtgtgtgtgtgtgtgtgtgtgtgtgtgtgtgtgtgtttgagagagagagagtgtgtgtatgtgtgtgagtgtgtgtgtgtgtgatgttaaaatcactgatttatctatggactttggtgtgggagggtgagtgtgtgtgtgtgtgtgtgtgtgtgtgtgtgtgtgtgtgtgtgtttgagagagagagagagagtgtgtgtatgtgtgtgagtgtgtgtttgagagagagagagagagagagagagagagagagagtgttttacaaacttcagtttcctgttagaaaaatctcacagtgagagaaagacatgaacatgtctgtctgtctgtctgtctgtctgtctgtcctggttACTTGACATGCATCACTGATTCCTCTGATCAGTGTGacaaaggaaaagagaagaagGCGGAGTCACATCACTGTAGGATCACATGCACGTAAGGTGAGCTCAGCCCCGCCCCGTTTCTGCTTGTCCACAGAgctttcaaatgtaaacattggtTTTTTTGAAGATCATGTGACCGCTTTATTCTATACATCTAAACAAAGGTCAAAGTCTGACTTACATCCATCCTGTTGGTCTGAGATctgaaacacacgcacacacacacacacacacacacacacatacacacacacatacacacacaaagaaggtTAAAGCAGCAGAACAAGTTCTGACAGGAGCTGCATTTCTCAGACTCCGCCCACTCACAACAACATTCCTGtgattgtgtttatgtttgtttatgttaacatcaaacaaaacaacacacacacacacaccaaacaggtCAGGTCTCTCTCAGTAAACAAACATTATCAGGAAGTTGTTGTGTTCACTCCTCTCCACTAGGTGGCGACACgcctcctccttccttcttgTTAGTCTTTGTTTTAGCTCCAGTCTGGAGCTAAAACATGATTCAGCATAAATGCAGTCCGTGTTTAACATGACTCAGCGTAATGACAGTCTGTGTTTAACATGACTCAGTGTAACATGACTCAGCGTAAATGCAGTCTGTGTTTAACATGACTCAGCGTAAATACAGTCTGTGTTTAACATGACTCAGCGTAATGACAGTCTGTGTTTAACATGACTCAGCGTAAATACAGTCTGTGTTTAACATGACTCAGCGTAAATGCAGTCTGTGGTCTGAAgttcttcatgtttttcttcttctataatttcagggtcaaaggtcaggggtGGGGACTGTGAAAGGTGCCGAGTCGATCGACCAGTTTTGTTCCAGTTGATTGTAAACATGAGGAGCAGGAATTCAACTCGCAACCACACGATCTGAGTGTCCAAACCAACACTGAACACATGTCAAACATTCACTTTGAAAAACCGAACTGAACTGTctctttaacaacaacaacagcaacaacaacaacataacaacgcacgcacacgcacacacacacacacacacacacacacacacactatgcatTAACTGGCTCCTAACCCTAAACTTTAACCTGAAGCTAATTCTGACTCtagaaccaggtcttaaccctaaaaAGGCCTTTGAAGAAGTGAGGACAAAATGTCCTACGtggtcctcacacacacacacacacacacacacagagagacgatGAGGACGTACCTGTTTTCACCTGAgcgcagacacatacacactcacacactgactgagtCTGTTTAAGTTTGTGAGCCTCGCCCTGCTCACATGACAGGCCACacccaccacacacaccacacccaccacacacacacacacatacactgggAGTTTCCAGTTTCCGTATgaatcattgtttgtttttaatgttttttttaagactctTGGGCTCAAACAGGATCATCATGGTTACTGTTATTGTGTGTTACCATGGAAACTACGCAGCTATGATTCAGAAGAAAAATATTCTGTTCAGACGTTTACAAAAATCAACTTTagcttctgtgtgtctgtgtgtgtgtgcgtctgtgtgtgtgcgtgtgtgcatgcgtgcgtgcgtgtgtgcgtgtgcgtctgtgtgtgtgtgttacagctgcTTCTATTCAAAGAACATGAAACAAAGATTTAGTCTCTAATATTTAGAGAAGTCAAAGAACATGACGGTCACCGTTGTCGCCGGCTCATCCAGGTGAGCAGGATAAACCAGCTATGTGCCCCCACATAGCTGGGGGGCACAGGCCTTGAGCACCTGTGAAacatatttctatatttatataagttttattgtttatttctttacatttattgGGCTATAAATGacctgtcatcttttttttcatttgactttttgtccaCGTGGTCAGAAGTGATAAGCTCCACCTCacagtgtccagcagagggcagcgttacctcggcctgagTGGATTTACGACAGTACGATTACACTCCGCAACTGTGGGGGCGCCAGCAGTCTGTGTTCCTTTAATCTCTGAGTTACACACTCctgaccagcaggtggcggtACTGCACCTTTACtctgtgaaaagaagaagaagaaggaggaggagcagcagcagtagaaaaGTGTCCACGTGGTGTTGCCGTAGCACTTCCGTTTGAACTCGTTCAGAGACGACGCTCAGTTTGTCGGAGCAACATGGCGGAGGTGGAGGGTGAGTGTGTCTTTCAGCGTttattctgtctctctctctctgtgtgtgtttctgctcgcgtctgtctgtctgtctgtctgtgttgtgctgtgtgtgtgtgtgtgtgtctgtgcgcgcgcgcgcgcgtgtgtgtgtgggggggggacacacacaccacgtgtCGTCACCGCTGAGTTTCAGTCAAAAGTctgaagttttttgttttataaaaacaaaaaactaatctGACGTGAGTTTTGTGAGAGTGATTAATAATCTAAGATTAAAAGGGTGTTTCGAGCAGATTAAAATGCAGATTGACACACGAGGCCGAGCCGCGCGGCCGCAGAGCACGTGCACGAGGACACGGTAATTGTACGTATAAACCcgtaataatgatgatgatgatgatgataataatcataatctgAAATAAACCGTGAAATAACTCGGGATTTTCAGTGTTAACGTGGGAGGAGATTGTTTAAGGATTACGTTAATTAATCcccttaaattattattttttttatcgtcGTTTCTGTTTTCGAATGCGTCgtaaatctttaaaaaagacCGAATTATTAATGACGCAAATGTTGATTCGCGGTCCATTATCGTTTAATAAGCCTGTCGGCGGCTTCTGTTAGCTTCTGTTAGCACGTGGTGCTACGAACCACGTGCTGGAGGAGAGGCCACGTGGTCATATCTGCGTCGTCTGATTATTGATTTATCGATCAGCAGAGGCGGACAGAGTACACAGCTTcattgagtaaaagtacaaatttTACTCACGAAGTACTACAGTCAGATGTCTACTTTAGTAAAAGTCCTGAAGTACTTGAGTATAAAGAGTACAAGAGTAAACGTTTTACATGTTGCATTACTACTGCCACAGTGCTTACATTTCTGTCCTACATGGAGTTATGAGAAATGTTCATATTCTCAGGTGATCGCTGAAGGTCGTCCGTGTCAGTGCACAATCAATCACGTCACACAGGGAACTCACGGTTATGTAGGGGAGTAAAGAGTACAATATTTGCCTCTCAAATACTTGAGTAAACTCATGAATACTCCCCAAAAATGATACTCTAGTAAAGTACAGATCCCTCAtaattgtacttaagtactgtACTCAAGTAAATGTACTCCGTTACTGTCCGGCTCTGTCGGTCAGTAATTTAACTTTCgcgtttttttatttcagcgaagaagaaaaagaagatgaagaaattAAACGAAGAAGAAATTGGAGTGAGTTTTATTGGTTTAAGAtttaatactgtgtgtgtgtgtgtctgtgcgcgtGAGATTTAAAATGCTTACTCTGATTGTTGGTAAATGCCaatttgttctgttttcttttgaaagaaTTGACTTTATTTTGTTGAACAGGAAATTCAACAGAGCGGAGACTTTTTCATCCAGCCAGAGTCAAAGGTCGTGACCCTGGACACGTCACAGTGGCCGCTCTTATTAAAGGTACAGCCTCACACAAGCTGCGACTGGTTTACGGTCAGGTGACTAGAAACCGACGTcttgatcatgtgacatgatgaATCTGTTTATCCATTCTctgagtggcagccatcttgtctCTGGCCCTGCCCCTGTTCTGGGGGTGTGGCCTCTCCGCTGTGGTTCTGGAGTTGTCCGGTGTTCTACCGGATGACGACGTGAAGCTAAACGGAGAGACTCGACGCAACTGTCGTAAAGATGAATGAACTGTTCTGATCACATGACGTCAAAATACAATGTTTCTGAACGTAAACCTGAGTCGCGACTGTAAATGTTAACGTAAACCTGAGTCGCGGATGTAAATGTTTAACGTAAACCTGAGTCgtgactgtaaatgtttaacgTAAACCTGAGTCgcgactgtaaatgtttaacgTAAACCTGAGTCGCGACTGTAAATGTTAACGTAAACCTGAGTCGTGACTGTAAATTTGTAACGTAAACCTGAGTCgcgactgtaaatgtttaacgTAAACCTGAGTCgcgactgtaaatgtttaacgTAAACCTGAGTCgcgactgtaaatgtttaacgTAAACCAGAGTCgcgactgtaaatgtttaacgTAAACCTGAGTCgcgactgtaaatgtttaacgTAAACCTGAGTCgcgactgtaaatgtttaacgTAAACCTGAGTCgcgactgtaaatgtttaacgTAAACCTGAGTCgcgactgtaaatgtttaacgTAAACCAGAGTCgcgactgtaaatgtttaacgTAAACCTGAGTCgcgactgtaaatgtttaacgTAAACCTGAGTCGCGGATGTAAATGTTTAACGTAAACCTGAGTCgcgactgtaaatgtttaacgTAAACCTGAGTCgcgactgtaaatgtttaacgTAAACCTGAGTCgcgactgtaaatgtttaacgTAAACCTGAGTCgcgactgtaaatgtttaacgTAAACCTGAGTCgcgactgtaaatgtttaacgTAAACCTGAGTCgcgactgtaaatgtttaacgTAAACCTGAGTCgcgactgtaaatgtttaacgTAAACCTGAGTCgcgactgtaaatgtttaacgTAAACCAGAGTCgcgactgtaaatgtttaacgTAAACCTGAGTCgcgactgtaaatgtttaacgTAAACCTGAGTCgcgactgtaaatgtttaacgTAATCCTGAGTCGTGACTGTAAATGTTTCCTCTGCTGCAGAACTTTGACAAACTGAATGTGCGTACAGCTCATTACACTCCATTACCCAACGGCAGTAACCCGCTGAAGAGAAACATCCATGACTACGTCAGGTAACTAGTTAACTAAACTAACTCACCCACCGCACAAGTGAAGAATACACACTTTATTACAGTTTGGTTCTCATGTGAAACAAAGTTTGGTGTGCGTCGTGGTGTCTGTtgctacggtggcctggaagtgcaaacgaGTATTACAAAACTTGAAAGATATTTATGTTTAAGAAACAAACGTACGAAATGCAAAGCGTTTACAAATCCTGAGACATATTTACAAAAGCCCCAGTCCTTACGGAACGTCCGTCcaaatgtttcagtttttgaaatactggtttgcacttccaggccaccgtatgTTCTGTGTGAGCGCTGACGCCACTCATCTCCTTGAATTTAAACCAAGGTTTCCGTGACGACACGAGTCAAACATTTATTCCCCTGATGTCGGCTCCACAGGTCGGGCTTCATTAACCTGGACAAACCGGCGAACCCGTCGTCTCACGAGGTGGTGGCGTGGATCCGCAGGATTCTGCGCGTGGAGAAAACGGGTCACAGCGGAACGCTCGACCCAAAGGTCACGGGCTGTCTGATCGTGTGCGTGGACCGAGCCACGCGCCTGGTCAAGTCTCAGCAGAGCGCTGGTATGAGTCGTGTTAGTAACAGTCTCCGCCCGGCTGACAGTGTCGGCACAGTAAAACAAGCGGCCCCCTCgctactctctgtgtgtgtgttgcaggtaaAGAGTATGTGGGAATCGTTCGGCTGCACAATGCCATAGAGAGCGAACATGTTCTGGCTCGGGTAAGAACCACGAGCCGTCATAGCCGTCATGCGTGTCTGTGCTTACGTTAGTCATGTGACGTGTCATGTGCCGCTGATTGATAGACTTGTGTCCACAGGGCTTGGAGACGCTGACCGGCGCTCTGTTCCAGCGGCCGCCGCTCATCGCCGCGGTGAAGCGTCAGCTGAGAGTCCGGACGATCTACGAGAGCAAGCTGATCGAGTACGACCCAGAGCGCAGGCTGGGTGAGGAGTGGCTCCGCCCACCTGGGCTTGAAGTCCTAaatggggtcaaaggtcacagagcGGTAATGACtggtttcctgtgtgcagggatCTTCTGGGTGAGCTGTGAAGCGGGGACTTACATCCGGACTCTGTGCGTCCACCTCGGGCTGTTGCTCGGGGTCGGGGGTCAGATGCAGGAACTGAGAAGAGTCCGGTCTGGAGTTTTGGGAGAGAAGGTGAGGATCACTTCctgtcaggggtcaggggtcagaggtcgcaGACTTTCAAAGTGTTGAGTTCAGAGCGGCTGTTCGGTGCCGCGCTGATAATTGATCTTTGAGACAGAAACGAGCAGCGCAGACTTTAGCTCTGTTTACAGACTCTGAGCTGCCGACACCCGGGCTCCGCCCCTCATGAGCCTCACTCCTTCACTTGGTTTAGGTTAATGAGTCGTTAACCCTTAGTTAACTTGTTCAGGACAACGTGGTGACGATGCACGACGTGCTGGACGCTCAGTGGCAGTTTGAC
This genomic interval from Solea solea chromosome 18, fSolSol10.1, whole genome shotgun sequence contains the following:
- the lgals3b gene encoding galectin-3b isoform X2, whose amino-acid sequence is MWPQNNNPTWPANPTWPGSGSGDGGVWPGGNQGQPSWPTQPSQPGGPGPGPGPAPAPTPAPAPAPNWPSQPAGHQQSLAVPYTHSLNGVHNKLMIIINGVIKAKPNMFTLDMYAGEDLAFHFNPRFNEQGQKVIIRNSCIRGKWGGEERELANFPFSPGQSFEMKILCTNGEFKVAVNGSHLLEFKHRLKNLNSIRRFGIFNDVTLTSVRTETLP
- the dkc1 gene encoding H/ACA ribonucleoprotein complex subunit DKC1, coding for MAEVEAKKKKKMKKLNEEEIGEIQQSGDFFIQPESKVVTLDTSQWPLLLKNFDKLNVRTAHYTPLPNGSNPLKRNIHDYVRSGFINLDKPANPSSHEVVAWIRRILRVEKTGHSGTLDPKVTGCLIVCVDRATRLVKSQQSAGKEYVGIVRLHNAIESEHVLARGLETLTGALFQRPPLIAAVKRQLRVRTIYESKLIEYDPERRLGIFWVSCEAGTYIRTLCVHLGLLLGVGGQMQELRRVRSGVLGEKDNVVTMHDVLDAQWQFDHNKDETYLRRVIFPLEKLLVSHRRLVMKDSSVNAICYGAKIMLPGVLRYEDGIEMNQDIVVITTKGEAICTAVALMTTAVISTCDHGIVAKIKRVIMERDTYPRKWGLGPKASQKKMMIQKGLLDKHGKPNGSTPQDWTSHYVDYSVSKDTEGSCDASAKRKRETGDSESETAPPTGDAKKQKKKKKEKKARLEETEVAEEGVEETEAEPNTELESAKKKKKKKKKEKEEGVSE
- the lgals3b gene encoding galectin-3b isoform X1 — encoded protein: MCLRSGENRSQTNRMDLSDALDGDWPSGGNQSEGGGMWPQNNNPTWPANPTWPGSGSGDGGVWPGGNQGQPSWPTQPSQPGGPGPGPGPAPAPTPAPAPAPNWPSQPAGHQQSLAVPYTHSLNGVHNKLMIIINGVIKAKPNMFTLDMYAGEDLAFHFNPRFNEQGQKVIIRNSCIRGKWGGEERELANFPFSPGQSFEMKILCTNGEFKVAVNGSHLLEFKHRLKNLNSIRRFGIFNDVTLTSVRTETLP